AATATACCTAAAAAAACTGTAAAGTCAGTAAACAAGGATATTTGCAAGGAAAAAGTAAAAAAAGTTCATAATGCAGAAATTAAGAAGTCTTATGATGAAGTAATCAGTGGATTTAGTGCTGATGTAAAATATAAGAATGTGCGTGAAATAGAAAATATTCATGGTGTTAAACATGTAACTATAGCAAAAAAGGTTTATCCTCAAATGAACTTTGCAAAAGATATATGTAATATAGAAAAGTTATGGAAGGATTATAAACATAAAGGGGAAGGTATGATTGTATCTGTGGTAGATACAGGGGTGGATTATACACATAAAGATATGAAAATATCTGATGGTGTTAAGGTGAAATTAGATAAAAATGCTGTAGAAGGAAAAGGTTTTAAGGGGAAGTATTTAAATCGAAAAGTTCCTTATGGGTATAACTTTGCAGATAATAATTTTGATATATCTGATAAAGTAAACAAAGATCATGGTATGCATGTAGCTGGTATCATAGGTGCTAACGGAGATGATAAAGATATTAAGAACAATAATGCTGTAAAAGGTGTTGCACCAGAAGTTCAGCTCTTAGCTATGAAAGTTTTTTCTAATGATCCTAATAATAAGGGTACATATATGGACGATATTGTAGCTGCTATTGATGAGTCTGTTAGGTTAGGTGCTGATGTAATCAATTTAAGCATAGGAAGTTCTGTAGGCTTTGTGGATTCTTATGATGCTGAACAGGTAGCTATAAAGGAAGCTGTTAAAAAGGGAGTTATAGTAGTAGCTTCAGCTGGTAACTCGCAGTATTCTACAGGAGATTATAAATTCTCTGACATAGTTGATACGGGTATAGTTAGTTCACCAGGCCTAGTACCAGAGGCTATTCAGGTATCTTCCTTCGAAAATAACAAAATGGCTTTATGGAAATTTAATTATAGTTTAGAAACTGAAAGTGGTACAGGAAATGAAAGCGGTAAGACCTTCTATATTCCTTCTGATATCCACCCAGAAAACCTTCTTAAGGGTAAGCATGAACTTGAAGGATGTATGTGGGGAAGAGAGAATGATTTTATTGATCCAACAACACAAAAACAAAAGGACTTAAAAGGGAAAATTGCTTTAATCCAAAGAGGAAGAGATATAACCTTTGAAGAAAAAGTCTTAAATGCACAAAATGCAGGGGCAGCGGGGGTTATTTTATATAATGACGCTGATAAGCCTCCTTATTTATATATGAAATTAAGTGATAATATAACTATTCCATCAGTATTTATATCAAAAAAGGATGGAGTAAAATTAAATAAAGCGTTAATGGATAGAAAAAATCCAGCTAAAATCATGGTAGACTTCCCTGGAGAAATGACCATAGAAGATAATACTAGTGCAGGGGATATTTCAGATTTTTCTTCTTGGGGACCTACTCCAAATTTAGATTTTAAGCCACAAGTTACTGCACCAGGAGGAAATATATTATCAACGGTGAGTAATAATAAATATGGAGTAAAATCAGGAACATCTATGTCATCTCCTTATGTAAGTGCACTATATGCCTTAATGCTTCAGAATATAAATGATATGGAGAAAAAAGGTGTGTGTAAATTTACATCTGACTTAGAAAAGAAGGATGTAGTTAAAAGTCTAGTAATCAATTCTTCTAGGGTAAGCAAAGATCCTAGCTCTAAAGATGGCTCACCATTTTCACCAAGGCGTCAAGGTGCTGGAGTTGTAGATGGTGAAAATGCTATGAAAAACTTAGTTACAGCTAGGGTGAATAATAGTCCTAACGCATCTTTAAAAGAGGTTAATAATAATGAAAAATTTGAGATAGTTCTTCAAAATTATGGTGATAAGAATCTTACATATAAAATTGAAGACTTAAGTGGAGTTCTTTCAGATAAGGATGCAGGGATGGAACCAGGTAAAAGGTCTAAGGATATGACTTATGATGTAAAGTTAAAAGGAGCTTCTATTACTTTTAATAAAAAATCTATTAGTATACCTAAAGGTGGAAAAGCTAGTGTACAAGCTACGATTAACTTAGATAATACTGTACCAAAAGATATTTTTATAGAAGGGTTTATAGGGTTTAGACCAGAAAATAAAGAAAATGCAGAACTAGTTTTACCTTATATGGGCTTTTACGGAGTATGGGGTTCACTGCCTATAATGGACACACCGGTATATGATGCTAAAAATTCTAGAATAAAAGGTACCATGTTAGTTAGCAAATATAAAAATGATTATATTATTTTAGGGAGAGATGGAGCACTAATAAAATCTCCGTATAACGTTGCTTTCAACACAGTATCAGATTATAGATGTAATGTTATACCTCAAGTTTCTTTCTTAAGAAATGCTAAGGAAGTAAATGTGAATGTGTTAGATAAAGATAAAAACGTAATAAGAAATTTATCTATAGATAATAATGTAAGAAAAATTTTATTAAAAGAAAATAGAAAAGCATACAGAGATGACAATTGGATGTGGGATGGTAAAATTTATAATGAAAAAATTAAAAAATACGAGGATGTATCTGATGGTCAATATTACATGCAGGTAAAATCTAAAGTGGATTATAAAGGAGCAGAATTTCAAACTATAGAGATGCCAGTAAAAAAAGATTCACTGAATCCTGAACTTGTAGTATATGGAGATAAAGAAGTTTTGGGAAATAAATACACTATAGATTTTACAGCAGAAGATAAGTGTTCAGGTGTAGATGGTTTTACTGTAGATGTTAATGGTTATTTGCAAAGAGATAAATATAACTCTTCTTTCTTAAAATTAACACCCAATAAGGAAGGTATGTACTCTTTAGAATTAAATAATTTGAAAGAAAACGAAATGAATAAAGTTTCCGTATATGTAATAGATTACGCCGGAAACACCACTTCGGCTACATTAAATTTAAAAACTTCAAACTTAATAATAGAAGATCCGGAGAATGGTAAATTTATTCAATCAGGGGACTTTACATTAAAATATGGAGCTACTAAGAGTTTAATGGAAAAAGCTGATAAGTTCAAAATATTTGTAGATGGAAAATTATATGGTGAACAATTAATAAGTAAGGAAGATCTAAAGAATGAAAGTAAGCACTTTAATTATGAACTTAAAAATCTAGGGCAAGGTGCTCATAGGGTAGTTGTAGTAGCTGCAAAAGATAATCCAAAAGAGTCTATAGGTTATGATAGAATTGATTCAAGATTTGTTGATATATCAATGCCTCTAAAAGATTTAAATGTATTATTTAGCAATTTAAAAAGTGGGCAACTTATTAAAACATCAAATTATGTGACAAAAGGAAAGGTTACTAACAAACCTAAAATGTTAAAGATTGATGGTAGTGATGTGAATATAAAAGATGATCTTACTTTTGGACATAATATTAAACTTAAAGAAGGATTAAATAAAGTTCCTGTAGAGATAAAAAATGATAAAGGTAAGGAATATAGCTATGTTTTAAATGTATATTGCGATCTTACGGCTCCAATTATTAATCTAGCAATAAGTGATGAAGAAAAAGACGATATAAAGATAAGCGTACCGAATAACACGGATACTTATACTTTAAAAGGAACAGTTAAAGATAATTTATATGGGTGCTCCTTATATGCTAACGGCGATGCCATTGCAAATATTCATAGTATACCTCCTATAGTAAATAAAGAAGAAAAAGAGTTTAAATATGAAGTTAAACTTAAGGAATCTAGTACAAACATAGAATTAAAAGCAGTAGATAAAGCGGGGAATGTTTCAAAGAAGAATATTACCATTGAAAAAGAACAAAAAGTTAATGGTGGAGAAGGTTTGGGAGATGGACAAGTAAAACTTGAATTAATAAGTCCTAAAAAAGATCATAAATTTAAATTAGGATCAAATGTACGAGTGAAATTAAAGGCCAAAAATCTAAGCAATAAAACTAAGGAAGTTTGCCTAATAACCGCTTTGTATGATGAGAATAACTCCATGATTAGTTTTAATTGCGGAGAATATGAAATAGAACCTAATAAGGATATAAAGCTGAATTCTATTTTTTCAACACCTAAGGTAGGAAAGTATAAAGTGAAGTGTTTTATATGGGATTCCTTAGATAAGAAAAATATTATATCTAATAAATATGAATTTGTTCTAGAATAAATTAAGACTACTAGTATTAATAAAATAGGAAGAAAGCAAAATGAATAAATAATTATTTTGTAGAGTAGATTAAATTAATTTGAATTAAAGTAAGCTGATTCTTTGGAATCAGCTTACTTTAATTATCACAAAATAAAAGGTGTTATAGAGCATAGAAATATTTCTATTGCGAGACATCTTC
The nucleotide sequence above comes from Hathewaya histolytica. Encoded proteins:
- a CDS encoding S8 family serine peptidase, with the protein product MNRVTLKNNKKFFSLFVSMFVFLNIVFSSIVNAEEIVGVRPKKDSEKVIKDSYEKYLENLNGNKVKVEGESDAYVNPNTEVYKVDPEEKVRVIVEVEKDYLVPSTRINSFIGTNPIARDNIPKKTVKSVNKDICKEKVKKVHNAEIKKSYDEVISGFSADVKYKNVREIENIHGVKHVTIAKKVYPQMNFAKDICNIEKLWKDYKHKGEGMIVSVVDTGVDYTHKDMKISDGVKVKLDKNAVEGKGFKGKYLNRKVPYGYNFADNNFDISDKVNKDHGMHVAGIIGANGDDKDIKNNNAVKGVAPEVQLLAMKVFSNDPNNKGTYMDDIVAAIDESVRLGADVINLSIGSSVGFVDSYDAEQVAIKEAVKKGVIVVASAGNSQYSTGDYKFSDIVDTGIVSSPGLVPEAIQVSSFENNKMALWKFNYSLETESGTGNESGKTFYIPSDIHPENLLKGKHELEGCMWGRENDFIDPTTQKQKDLKGKIALIQRGRDITFEEKVLNAQNAGAAGVILYNDADKPPYLYMKLSDNITIPSVFISKKDGVKLNKALMDRKNPAKIMVDFPGEMTIEDNTSAGDISDFSSWGPTPNLDFKPQVTAPGGNILSTVSNNKYGVKSGTSMSSPYVSALYALMLQNINDMEKKGVCKFTSDLEKKDVVKSLVINSSRVSKDPSSKDGSPFSPRRQGAGVVDGENAMKNLVTARVNNSPNASLKEVNNNEKFEIVLQNYGDKNLTYKIEDLSGVLSDKDAGMEPGKRSKDMTYDVKLKGASITFNKKSISIPKGGKASVQATINLDNTVPKDIFIEGFIGFRPENKENAELVLPYMGFYGVWGSLPIMDTPVYDAKNSRIKGTMLVSKYKNDYIILGRDGALIKSPYNVAFNTVSDYRCNVIPQVSFLRNAKEVNVNVLDKDKNVIRNLSIDNNVRKILLKENRKAYRDDNWMWDGKIYNEKIKKYEDVSDGQYYMQVKSKVDYKGAEFQTIEMPVKKDSLNPELVVYGDKEVLGNKYTIDFTAEDKCSGVDGFTVDVNGYLQRDKYNSSFLKLTPNKEGMYSLELNNLKENEMNKVSVYVIDYAGNTTSATLNLKTSNLIIEDPENGKFIQSGDFTLKYGATKSLMEKADKFKIFVDGKLYGEQLISKEDLKNESKHFNYELKNLGQGAHRVVVVAAKDNPKESIGYDRIDSRFVDISMPLKDLNVLFSNLKSGQLIKTSNYVTKGKVTNKPKMLKIDGSDVNIKDDLTFGHNIKLKEGLNKVPVEIKNDKGKEYSYVLNVYCDLTAPIINLAISDEEKDDIKISVPNNTDTYTLKGTVKDNLYGCSLYANGDAIANIHSIPPIVNKEEKEFKYEVKLKESSTNIELKAVDKAGNVSKKNITIEKEQKVNGGEGLGDGQVKLELISPKKDHKFKLGSNVRVKLKAKNLSNKTKEVCLITALYDENNSMISFNCGEYEIEPNKDIKLNSIFSTPKVGKYKVKCFIWDSLDKKNIISNKYEFVLE